gtaaatatgtttatctatttaagtactctattggaaataagcttcctgaagaagcttatcacttcgatacccggttatggataaacattacctccagtagaagattatccataccgggtataataagcttatcctttcagtatccagttatggataaatattatccccggtagaagattatccatatcgggtataataagcttatcctttcagtacccagttatggataaacattacctccggtagaagattatccatatcgggtataataagcttatcttttcagtactccgttatggataaacattgctctcagtagaagattatccatatctggtatagtagcagcttacacaacagcttcctttcttctataaatagaaaagatttcagttcattatatacatcagtttgaattcgaataatacatcagtttctctctatacttgtctttactttatagtctttattttataacataaaCCAATTTGTTGTTGCCGCCTACAATTGCCTCTTATTTCCTCCAATCGCAGTTTTCTTCCTTCCACGTGGACACACTGATGAATCGTAAAGAGGATAAGAATCATCATAAACCCAATTCCCTTGAAATAAATCAAAGCCGTTGGTTCCCAACTGGTTTACATCATTGATCAACTTCCCATGTACATGGCTCAACATGGAAACAAGAACCAATAGAGAAAAAACCACgagaaaagataataaagaagacATGgtttaatttttctttctttttgctgATCTTTTTATCCACAAATGTGTGGAGAAATAAGGCTTAAGTGTAGTGAGATTCCTATTATATGCACATAGTTATAATGGGGGAAAGGAAGCAATATAAAGGAAGGTAGCCAGAGAGTAAAAACGAAACGCTGAGAATATAAAATTATAGACTTGTAGATTTCTTGATGGAGAAAAGGTTAGTAGTTTTAATTTGTTTGCCTACAGATAAATAAAGAATATGAACAAGAAAAGATAATGAGTAATATtatatttaaataataaatgaaataaagaaggaaaagagaacGGAAAGAATTTAAAACTAATATTAGACCTTAGTGTAATCAGGTTACAAATTATCAACGAAAAGTTCATGATATATGATGGTATACAAACTTTTAGCATTACCTATTAGAAGAAGCTCTATGGTTTGTTAGTGTCTATACTCCCTCCTGCATATGGTGGAAATCGGGGCTATCCGATTTCGTCCCTCAATGAAAAAAGTGATACCACGTCGGAAGATCAGAACGTCGAGTTTGGGGTCGAAGTCAAGGTCGGGGTCGATAATATTTACCGAGGTCAGAAGAAGGCGTGTTTCGAGATAAGGCCGCTATGATTCAGTAACAGAAAGAGCGAGATACCAGCAACGGGCCAGAGATCACGGCGTGAATTTCGGAATGGATTGATCTTCAGCGGTTAAACGGTTGTCAAATATGATTTCCTAGTATAATCAGCGGTTAAACAATGTAATTGCCCCAGGAGCCGGGGTGCCACCGGCTAATCTCGGGGGAGTACCGGTCACCGATCCAGTCGATATCAATTTGCATGTTTCCCTAAATGCGGACCTAGGCGCGGACCCTAAAGGGAGTATACGCAGGGAAGACCGATCTGGTAGCCAAGGTACACATGGCAGAGAAGACGGGGGAGATAGCCTCCAAATAATATTCGAGATGTTACAGGATCAACAAGTCGCTATTGCTCAATTGCAAAATCAACATAGGACTCCAAGTGTGGTCGAGCCAGAAATCACTCGTCGTACCGAGCCAATGCTAGAAAGGTTGAATGGTAACGAATCAAGGACTGATCCTGCAataatgaaaatgctcgaggagctcaccaaaaGAATCGAGCCGGGAGAGAAGAAAATTAAAGATAATGATAAACAAGTGGAAATATATAACTCCCAAGTTCATCAtataccgggggcacccccgatcCTAAAGGGTTTGGATTTGAAAAAGTTCGTGCATAAGCCTTTTCCCCAGAGTGCACTCCGAAGACCATTCCCAAAAAGTTCCGTATGTCGGATATACCTAAATACAACGGGACCACCGATCCTAATGAGCACATCACTTCATACACGTGCAGAATAAAGGGAAATGAtttagaagatgatgagatcgagtctgttttgttgaaaaattttggggaaactttgtcaaagggagcaatgatttggtatcacaactttcCATCAAATTCCAtcgactcatttgccatgttagCAGATTCTTTCGTGAAGGCACACATCGGGGTCATAAAGGCCGCAACAAGGAAATCAGACGTTTTCAAGATGAAACAAAGGGATAACGAAATGCTGAGGGAGTTTGTATCTCGATTTCAAATGGAACTCATGGAGTTTTCGCCGTTCACAGATGATTGGGCCAttcaagctttcacccaaggGTTGAACGAATGGAATCCAATAGCATCACGACAGTTGAAACAAAATTTGGTCAAGTATCCAGCTGTGACTTGGGCAGATGTGCACAATCGGTATCAAtggaagatcagggtcgaggacgaccaattagGAAACCCTTCCGGTTCAGTGCATCCAAACAGGTTGGCAGTTAAAACCTCAAAAGATGTCAACATGGAGCCAAGATCGAACAGAGAACAATATCAACCATATACCGCGAATCAAAGGAAAAATGGTTCAGGACGCAATCCCTCCCAGAATGATCGAAGAAGTGATCGAGGGCAAAATTCTTGTGGACTTATAAGCAAAAGTGGTTTTGATAAGCATGTCGATCTCATGGAGGCACCTCATTTATCAGAGTATAACTTCAGCATCAACGCATCGGGCATTGTATCGGCAATCGGCAGGATCAAAGATACTAGGTGGCCCAGACCCATACAGACCGATCATTCCTAAAGAAACCTAAAtatgatgtgcaagtatcatggcacgcaTGGTCACAAAACCGAGGATTGCAGGCAACTGAGGGAAGAGGTAGTTTGTTTATTCAACGAGGGTCACCTTCAAGAGTTCATTAGCGATGGATCTAAGAATCATTTCAGTTAAAGGGACGCCAACAGGAAAAATGAACACGAGGAACCCAgcatgtcattcatatgatcatcgGTGGGGTCGATGATCCACAGGGACCCATATTCAAACGCACTAAGGTGACAATCACTAGGGAAAAATGAACCCGAGATTATGTGCCCGAAGGCTCCTTATCATTCAATGATGAAAAAGCAGAAGGCATTTCTCAGCACACAACGACGCTCTGGTAATTtctatcttattaaataaagttcaagctaagcgtgttttagtggatccaagtAGCTCAGAAAATATCATCCGATCAAGGGTCGTGAAgcaactcggcctacaagatcaaattgtgCATGCAGCTCTGGTCTTAAACGACTTCAACATGGCCAGTGAAACAACTAAAGGGAAGATTATTTTACCCGTGAACGTAgctggtgttgatacccaattttttcctcatatatttttaaatatgcatatatattttcaaaatagtgcacatgcatttacaaacatgcacaagtatttcaataattttaaagattttaaatcaatttatttctgcatttttattattcaaatatccaataattatcccttatattactttttatgatgatttaatcatccaaattcatcatttatgcccaaatagtgcttaaatattttaattacatttgtatttttaaggctagaattgtacattttgcaataatagcccacatatatgcataattatattatttatacataaaatgactttttatatttttataatattaagtaattatttaatttattttcatgcacaaatgacatttttattatttattaattattttactaatttaattgggtatttaaaatctagccccttTCTAATTAATTTCAGACCTAGCCCAATTGTATACACCAGCTCAATACCCAATTACCCTACCCAATTAAGCCACCTGACCCAGAAACCCCTTAAGTCAGGACCGCTGGATCAACAGTCCACATTACATCCGCCTTTTTTAACTTAAACAAACCCAACCCTAATCCCCATTATCCCGTCTCCACCGCCCCTAAACGCTCTCATCTCCTCACCTTTAACCCTCTCGAACCCTAAGTCGTCGTCACCATTTCCCCTTTGATTCCTATCAGAAATGGGATCCTCTCTTGATTCTCTGCCTTATTTGGCTTTACTTCTTTACTTGCTACTCGGTTTTGATGTTACTTAAGCTTATTTGCCTCAAATGGCAAGTGTATCTCAAGAGACTCGAACCAGATCTGGTTCAAATTTTCTTATATTTTGATTATtcccgtctatgttcatcccaaaACCCGTGATTACAAATATTTTTCATATCTTTTAGTTAGGGTTCTGGACTTTGGCTCATTCTAGTTCGCTTTAATGTTATTATTTACCTTGTCAATCGTCGAATCTGTCTATTTTTGGTTGAATCTTTTATTTATCCTAAAACTAGGGTCCAAGATCTTCCCAGATCTAAAATGACTTCTTACTTTTCAgtatttttctttaatatttcAGTATATCTATCTCTGTGTTTATAATTTCTTTACTATTTCTGACCGATTTCATTtaccctaaaattagggtttcgatttttcaaaaaaaaaacaaaccaaATCTGTTGTTTCATCTTTGTGAATCTATTATAGTTCCTTCATTACTTCTGATTGATTTCACTACCCTAATTATTTCCATCTATATGTCTTTGTATTTCTACCTATTCCTAAGGTTTCGATTATTTAATTATTCCTCTTAATGTTTCTGTCTATTTTTCCTTAACTCCGGCGTTGATTGGTGAATAATTTTATTTACCCCAAATTAGTGTTTTTGAAATCTTTACTGAAATTCCAGTCTTTCCTTTCTTGTATGGTGCTGATATTTTCCTATTTTTTGTTCAATTTACCTGTTCTCATTACCCCTACCTTATTTGATCCGACATCTTGACTATTTGATTGACTCTGTATAATACTTTCCTTAACCTGAATAGTACTATACTGATTTTATGCTATTATGTCCTGTTAATTGATTGAAACTGACTCTAAttgattttgaagttattttcaTGCCTTATTTGTTAGGACTGATTCATTACCTTATTTGTCTACCTCATTGAGTACTATTTAAACCCCTCTCCCCTTGCCCCTCTAGGATAAGACTCGAACTCTCTGATTCTCACAGAAAACACTTAAGTTCTCTTTATTCTCTCTCGTGTTCTGATTTCTATACTGAGTGGTTATtgtttggccggctgaaagccaaggccaaattACTCTGGAATTTAACTGTTACTGCACCTTTACTTGCTTTATTCTTAACTGGTATGCCCTAACCTTTGCAATTTCCTTCTCTATGCTTTGCTTGACTAGCCTATTTCAATTCTCAGCATGATTCTGACCTTCACCTGATTGTGTGATTCAATTGAGTGATACTGTTAGCCTAGGACTAATTAGTTTTGAATAATATGAATCCTCTCATGGGTTAGCCTAAGGTTTAATATATTTCATGCATTGTTTGTTAATCCTCTACCTGTCCTGAACTTTGAACCCTATAAGCATGTAATCAAATATGTTTGTTTCTTAACTCATATGTCATGCCGGTTCAATTCAAATGTTTCTGCCTAATTGCTTCTGTGATTAAGCCACGACTGTTTCAAATACTAGCATGAGTATTTAGCTTAATCAGATATCATCATGTTTGAATTATGTGCTGAACATGAACCTTGTTTGCTTCTTGGTGCAATTTTGCCTGCAACTCTGTGTTCTGAACTTTCCTTCTTCTGAAATTGAACTATTTTAAAATCTCCCCCTTTTCCTTTATGTACTGGTTTTAAAAACCCTTACTCTTAGTCATTTAGATTCTCAACcaccctagtgtgagcactgcctaagGTCCTTGAGACTCCTTTGAACTCTGACACTTTGTGGCTGGTTTCCAATCTTTTATGAACTCTTTGCTGAATATGtggttctggtgtgagcattgctcggGGTCCCCGAGGCTCTTTGGGAAATTTGACACACTAGAAGCCTGGTTTTAATGTGTTGTGGATGAATCATTGCTATGTTCCAAAGTTGTCATGTGGGAAGGCCTGGTTCCCGGATTCATTTGGGcctatgaaggctccctatagcgTACTGATAcctttatgtaattcatttggcTATTCTAGTCTGTAATAACAGATTTGGGGATATTTAGTAAAGCTGGGGGGTTTATCCTTATACCTTTTGTTAAAACtaggtagaaatcctgcctatggGATTTAATTATGTTGATTGAACTGTGTGAGTACTACATTGtgtttagaaatcctgcctataggactttcatGATCATTCCGATTCTGCATCTTATCCTGCTTATAGGACTTTCGTTCACTTTTGTACATTAGAAATTCTTCTCATAGGGTCCCTACATGTCTTCAACAAATGTGCATTAGCAATCATGCCTAAAGGTTAACTATCCTTCTTGGAAATTTGTTTCATTTCTGCCCGTACACagttaatagatatcatgcctatatgactaAAATCAATTTCTaacctagaaatcatgcttatagggtctGAATCAatatatatcatgcctataggatttaaatcaaTCCAGTTaatagatagcatgcctataggatttaaatcgatgtcaaacctagaaatcatgcctatagggttttagatatcatgcctataggacttaagtCAATTCAgcaattagaaagcatgcctataggaaataaaatcTATCTTTTATGAGCTAAAATCAGTACTACacccagaaatcatgtctataggtctgTAATTAATAAGctcgtagaaatcatgcctataggattttgttAATCGATTCTGAATTCAATTGCTCTTGTTAATCACTTAGGAAACGTATCTGTAGGACTTAATAATGATTCTGGGTTTATAATTGTAACATATTACTGCCTGAAGTGACCATATTCATGctgaataaaatcagtaggcaaacaaaTAGGTTTTAGTGTTGGTCTTAATAAAATTGCCTTTATACTCTGTTTTCTCacgtagatatcctgcctataggattccaaAGTTAATAAAGTTCACTGATTCAATTGTGTGCTTTTGTTGCCTATGTGTGGAGGTCAAAGTGAGcccatacttgttctttatttgaaagtcctacttgttttgtttgtcgcctagatttcACATTTTTAAGCAATATAGGTTGGTCTAGAACTATCCCAAAAAGAGGTCCTAATACCTCCAAGgccataggtaagggacgggtagtgcacgtatAAGGAACGAGCTAGAAACTATTAGAACGCTtaagtaacaacttaaagatagtaattgggtagtgAGGAGATGATAGTCCATACGCTAATGCTATGAGTAACAACCCGACTTGAGGGAGTTATAAAGTATTGCAtggaatgatcctataggctaaaaaacctaggaccacCCCCTATACCCCTGTTTAATATAAATTAAATATTGTATTTGTCCAAATTGCTTTCTCTCCTTTTTAGACTAATTCGCTCaatttaagttcggccgggacccaccgttgtggacctcgagggatgcctaacatctttccctcaaggtaatttcgagcccttacccgatatCTGGTGATGTAAACTGGTTATATGAGTTATTTGTTCTAGGTGCCTTAACGCActttaatccgttaggtggcgactctttcaaATCCAATTCCCTACCCTCTCAGAAAAGAGTTGTCCCAGAAATGTCGAAACTCGATTTcacaagaaaaagggggcgcaacagctGGAACCATTCAAGATACCAAATTCCACGTGATCAAGggcgacatgaggtataatgccctACTTGGAATGCCTTGGATtacaacatgagggcagtccCCTCGattctccaccaaatgatgaaatttccaacGACGGACGGTGTAAACCAGTATACAGGGATCAACATGCCGTAAAGGAAATGTTTTCGGTCGATGAGGTAACACCGATATCAACACTATCAACTTCTGAAAGGTCGATCATCACAGGTAAATAGgcagccaaatagcaatcacagccaCCAGCCTTGATTGAATCGAGAAAGCAGGAggtagaagaagaagaggaggattcTTTGACCCTCGAACCTTTATTGTTCCTAAAGACTCTGACGCCACCAAATCAACAATCGAAGAGCTAGAGTAGGTTGTACTGATTGAGTATCTGCCCGAGCGAAAGGTATACCTGAgaacggggttaacccccgaactcaggaaaagcttattcaatttcttattaataACATGGATTTGTTTTGCTTGGTACCacttagacatgacagggatcccaccgtaGATGAAAACACATCGGCTAAGCCTTGACCCCAGGTTCAAACCagtgaaacaaaagagaaggcccagtccgaggtaaagcacgcattcataaaggacgaggtaactaaacttctcaaaatagggtccattcgggaggtaaaatatcccAAATGGCTAGCCAATGTAGTCTTAGTCCCTAAAAacggaacaaacttagaatgtgtgtagactataaggatttaaacaaggcattccccaaagattcttttccactacctaacatcgatcgcatgatcgacgcCAGGGCTGGATatgagatccttacctttctcgatgcctattccgagTATAACCAAATTCAAATGAACTCggaagaccaggaaaagacttcatttattaccaagtatggaacatattgctataacgtaatgcctttcgggctaaaaaatgttggagctacttaccaacgcctagtaaataaaATATTCAAAGAACAAATAGTTAAGTCAATGGAAGCTTAtatcgatgacatgctagttaagtatatgcacgcagaggaccatttggctcatttgcaggaaatgtttgagattttgaggaaatataacatgaagctcaaccccgagaaatgcgcTTTCAGGGTTAGTTCAGGCAAATTCCTGGGCTTTATGGTGTCGAACCGGGGGATCGatatcaaccccgacaaaatcaaagccatcgaagacATCACCATCGTGGATAGTGTAAAAGCCATACATAGGCTAACTGGACAGATAACTGCCTTAGGCCAATTCATCTCGAGGTCGTTGGATCGAAGCCACAGATTTTTCTCTTTGCTCGAAAAGAAGAACGAATTCACCTGGACCACGGAGTGCCAACAAGCATTAGAGGAACTAAAGTGATACCTATCGATCCCACCACTGCTTCACACTCCAAAGGTAGATGCGAAACTTTACTTGTACTTGGCAGTACCAGAAATCGtggtaagtggtgtcctagttcaggaagagcaaggtacacaattttcCGTTTATTACGTAAGTCGAACCTTAGGAGAAGCAGAAAATAGGTATCCACACTTGGAAAAATTGGCACTTGCACTGATAAGCGCTTTTAGTAAGTCAATACCATACTTTTaatgtcatcccatatgtgtaTTAACCACTTACCACTTTATAATATTTTTCACAAGCTCGAACtatcgggccgattggccaaatgggttgTCGAACTCagtgggtatgatatcgagtaccaACCTCGAACGGCCAttaagtcccaaattttggcgGACTTCGTGGCTGATTTCACGCCAATCCTCGTAcctgaagttgaaaaagaaattttttaaaaTCAGGCACATCATCGGGggtgtggacccttttcacagacgGTGCTTCAAATGTGAAGGGTTCTGGGTTAGGCATCGTTCTGAAGCCACCCATGGGTAGCACTATTAGGCactctatcaaaacttctaggttgactaacaatgaggccgagtacgaggtcatgattgcaggtctcgagctagctaaaagcttgggagaAGAAGTCATTGAAGCTAAGTGTGAATCTTTACtggtggtaaaccaagtaaacaaaacctttgaagttcgagaggatagaatgcaaaggtatttggacaagctGCAAGTAACTTTGCATcgtttcaaagaatggactttaCAGCATGTACCTTGAGAACAAaacagtgaggccgatgcacttgcaaatCTGGGGTCATCGGTTGAAGAAGATGAGATTAGCTCGGGGACTGTCATTCAACTCTCGATATCCATGATCGATGAAGGTCATACCgagataaactctacaagcttgacttgggattggaggaataaatatattgaataCTTGAAGAACGGAAAGCTCCCATCGGACCCTAAAGAGtcgagggccctacgaaccaaaCCCACCTGATACATATTAGATGAAGAAGGAACATTACACAGAAGGacattcgatggaccattggTAGTATGTTTGGGACCAGAGGACATCGATTATGTTTTATGATAGATCTATGAAGGTACTTGTGAGAACCACTCCTGCACTGAATCGTTGATTCACAAAATCATTAGAGCGGGATactactgggatagcatggaaaacgACACCAAGGAGTTTGTTCAAAAATATGATAAGTGTCAAAGGTTTGCACCAATTATCCATCAGCCTGGAGAGCAACTTCATTTAGTCCTATCCCCGTGAccattcatgaaataggggatggatatcgtcggccctctaccaacggccccaggtaaagctaagttcattttatttatgactgactatttctctaaatgggttaAAGCACAGGCGTTCGAGAAAGTAAGAGAGAAAGAGGTTATAGATTTCATTTGGGATCACATCGTATGTTGATTTGGGATACCCGCCGAAATAGTGTGTGACAATAGAAAATATTTTATCGGCAGCAAGGTACGAAGTTCCTCGAGGTGCGGTTTGATCCCCGCATCTGCGATGACCGCAGGTGCAGTCAAGAAACGACAGAAGCAGAAATGCCTTTTATTGAAATTCCGCAGAAGCAGAGGATTTTGCACAGATGCAGCCCCGCAGATGCATAAtggggaccgtagatgcggaagtGCTGGGCAAAGTGTACATAAAGGCTCCTTCGTGAATCTTtggtcattcttcaccatttttggcTGGTATTTAAGCTTTGGGCAGTGATTTTCAAAAGGAATCAAGAATTTTCAATGGGGTAAGTTACTTGGGATTTATTATTTGTGTTTATGATgctttttccattgtttaatcatgaaactagtgggatttaaagcctaaaaatggaggattaagACTTGAGTTTTGAAGAGCTTTTAGTGgtaatttgaggggccatttgagatccgattttgatgttcttggtatgtatagactcgtgggagaatAAGGATTTtagtgatgtaatttttatcggaatccgaggcATGGGCCCAGGAGGGCCAGGTTTGAGCAAATTCGGGATTTTTgctctaatttgataattttcgtatgggtttcattcctttagcgtatattaatgataatatactaattttggttagagtcggagcatttggaggctgaatcgaaagcaagggcatcgcgggctagagtttgactTGGTTTGAGGTATgtaacacttccaaac
This genomic stretch from Nicotiana sylvestris chromosome 9, ASM39365v2, whole genome shotgun sequence harbors:
- the LOC138878308 gene encoding uncharacterized protein; this encodes MSDIPKYNGTTDPNEHITSYTCRIKGNDLEDDEIESVLLKNFGETLSKGAMIWYHNFPSNSIDSFAMLADSFVKAHIGVIKAATRKSDVFKMKQRDNEMLREFVSRFQMELMEFSPFTDDWAIQAFTQGLNEWNPIASRQLKQNLVKYPAVTWADVHNRYQWKIRVEDDQLGNPSGSVHPNRLAVKTSKDVNMEPRSNREQYQPYTANQRKNGSGRNPSQNDRRSDRGQNSCGLISKSGFDKHVDLMEAPHLSEYNFSINASGIVSAIGRIKDTRWPRPIQTDHS